One segment of Eulemur rufifrons isolate Redbay chromosome 4, OSU_ERuf_1, whole genome shotgun sequence DNA contains the following:
- the GCSAML gene encoding germinal center-associated signaling and motility-like protein — MAQTSQLENGGIPTIEEVTSTFNQESENGSGSEEVCYTVIKHVPHPKSSLTSNDDGYENIDSITRRVRQLREGSETEYALVRTFVTRPSSCTQEHDYELVLPH, encoded by the exons ATGGCCCAGACTTCTCAGCTAGAGAATGGAGGTATACCCACAA TTGAAGAAGTTACATCCACTTTTAATCAG GAAAGTGAGAATGGCAGTGGTTCTGAAGAAGTGTGCTACACTGTCATTAAGCACGTCCCCCATCCGAAGTCCTCCCTAACCTCCAATGATGATGGCTATGAGAACATTGACTCCATCACAAGGAGAGTGAGACAGCTTAGAGAAGGATCAGAGACAGAATACGCTCTCGTTCGGACTTTTGTCACGAGGCCTTCCTCCTGCACGCAGGAGCATGATTATGAACTTGTGCTTCCACACTGA